A region from the Nostoc sp. HK-01 genome encodes:
- a CDS encoding alcohol dehydrogenase: protein MKAVCWNGANDVRVETVPDPKIINPRDAIIKITSTAICGSDLHIYNGYIPTMQKGDILGHEFMGEVVELGSEVKNVKIGDRVVVPFTIACGNCFFCQRDLWSLCDNSNPNAWMVELQMGHSPAGLFGYSHLFGGYAGGQAEYVRVPFADVGLFKIPDHLTDDQVLFLTDIFPTGYMAAENCNIKPGDVVAVWGCGPVGQFAIKSAFLLGAERVIAIDRIPERLQMAKEQGKAEILNYEEVDVGEALKEMTGGRGPDACIDAVGMEAHGTDAMAFYDQIKQAVRLETDRPTALRQVIVAAGKGGHVSLAGVYGGFLDKIPMGSAMNKGLTFKMGQTHVHRYLKPLLNHIENGDLDPSFVITHKLPLDQAPHGYEIFKNKKDNCIKVVLKP, encoded by the coding sequence GGCTCAGATTTGCATATTTATAATGGCTACATTCCCACCATGCAAAAAGGCGATATCCTGGGGCATGAATTCATGGGGGAAGTTGTAGAATTAGGCAGTGAAGTTAAGAATGTCAAAATAGGCGATCGCGTCGTTGTTCCTTTCACAATTGCCTGCGGTAACTGTTTTTTCTGCCAACGCGATTTATGGTCACTTTGTGATAACTCCAACCCAAATGCTTGGATGGTAGAACTGCAAATGGGTCACTCACCAGCAGGCTTATTTGGTTACTCACACCTATTTGGTGGTTACGCTGGTGGACAAGCAGAATATGTGCGAGTACCCTTTGCTGACGTTGGCTTATTTAAAATTCCCGACCATCTCACAGACGATCAAGTTTTATTTCTAACTGACATCTTCCCGACAGGTTACATGGCAGCAGAAAACTGCAACATCAAACCCGGCGATGTTGTTGCTGTTTGGGGTTGCGGCCCAGTCGGACAATTTGCCATTAAAAGTGCTTTTCTCCTTGGTGCGGAACGCGTTATCGCTATAGACCGCATTCCCGAACGTTTGCAAATGGCCAAAGAACAAGGTAAAGCCGAAATCCTCAACTATGAAGAGGTAGATGTCGGTGAAGCACTCAAAGAAATGACAGGCGGTCGTGGCCCTGATGCTTGTATTGATGCTGTAGGTATGGAAGCACACGGCACAGATGCAATGGCTTTCTACGACCAAATAAAACAAGCAGTTCGTCTAGAAACAGATAGACCAACAGCCTTACGCCAAGTAATCGTGGCGGCTGGAAAAGGTGGTCACGTATCACTTGCTGGGGTTTATGGTGGCTTCCTCGATAAAATCCCGATGGGTTCGGCAATGAACAAAGGTCTCACCTTCAAAATGGGACAAACCCACGTTCACAGATACCTAAAACCCTTACTCAATCACATTGAAAACGGTGATCTCGACCCTTCATTTGTAATCACACACAAACTACCTTTAGACCAAGCACCCCACGGTTACGAAATTTTTAAAAACAAAAAAGATAACTGTATCAAAGTTGTTCTTAAACCATAA
- a CDS encoding cupin 2 domain-containing protein, giving the protein MTDTSVNKIDSSHSPKGKLGQKYLASGKSVSMRLWENEQPGEDKPPTARDYETIGYVINGRAELHIEGQMILLEPGSSWVVPKGSQHTYRILEPFTAVEATSPPAQVHGRDEN; this is encoded by the coding sequence ATGACTGACACCAGTGTAAATAAAATCGATTCCAGCCATTCACCCAAAGGTAAACTCGGTCAGAAATATCTTGCTTCTGGCAAATCTGTTTCTATGCGCCTTTGGGAAAATGAACAACCAGGAGAAGATAAACCACCAACAGCACGCGACTATGAAACTATTGGTTATGTAATTAATGGTCGCGCAGAATTGCACATTGAAGGACAAATGATTTTGCTAGAACCTGGTAGTTCTTGGGTTGTTCCCAAAGGTTCACAGCATACCTACAGAATCCTTGAACCATTCACGGCTGTGGAAGCCACTAGCCCACCTGCACAAGTTCACGGACGAGATGAAAATTAA
- a CDS encoding phosphoglucosamine mutase produces MVSSITRTQGNIRGLSVTESHSCETGLEENLAFSLISLPATPLFGTDGIRGKVGELLNAPLALQIGFWTGVVLRNHAGETRPVILGQDSRNSSDMLAMALSAGLTAAGIEVWYLGLCPTPCVAYLTSMSDAIGGVMISASHNPPEDNGIKVFGADGAKLPQALQAEIEAGLRGKLAVAGGMSCGRHYSRPQLVSEYSQALKQPLQNYGNLQGMKIVLDLAWGAAVGLAPQVLMEMGAEVICLHNAADGDRINVECGSTHLDILQAAVKEHHADIGFAFDGDADRVLAVDNTGRQINGDYILYLWGRYLQQQQQLPDNLIVSTVMANLGFERAWQEQGGKLIRTAVGDQYVQAEMLRTGGMLGGEQSGHILCRHYGFTGDGLLTALHIANLVKQSGVSLSELVDQSFQTYPQLLKNVRVVDRDRRLGWKDCQPVQDAIALAEAAMGDSGRILVRASGTEPVIRVMVEAADAELTQHWTNELVAKVQQHLA; encoded by the coding sequence ATGGTTTCATCAATAACTAGAACTCAAGGCAATATTCGAGGTCTTTCTGTCACAGAATCTCATAGTTGTGAAACAGGACTGGAAGAGAATTTGGCATTTAGTTTGATATCACTACCAGCAACTCCTTTATTTGGGACAGATGGGATTCGCGGTAAAGTAGGAGAATTGCTGAATGCGCCTTTAGCTTTACAAATAGGTTTTTGGACAGGTGTAGTTTTACGGAACCATGCAGGTGAAACACGTCCAGTAATTCTGGGGCAAGATTCGCGTAATTCTAGCGATATGTTAGCAATGGCGTTGAGTGCTGGGTTAACAGCAGCCGGGATTGAAGTATGGTATTTAGGCTTATGTCCTACTCCTTGCGTTGCTTATCTTACCAGTATGAGTGATGCGATCGGCGGCGTGATGATTTCTGCCAGTCACAACCCACCAGAAGACAACGGGATTAAAGTTTTTGGTGCCGATGGCGCGAAGTTACCACAAGCATTACAGGCAGAAATTGAAGCTGGATTACGCGGTAAGTTAGCAGTTGCAGGTGGGATGAGTTGCGGTAGGCATTATTCTCGTCCGCAGTTAGTGAGTGAATATAGCCAAGCATTGAAACAACCCTTGCAGAATTATGGAAATTTGCAAGGGATGAAAATAGTTTTAGATTTAGCATGGGGTGCAGCCGTTGGGTTAGCACCCCAAGTATTGATGGAAATGGGTGCAGAAGTTATCTGCTTACATAATGCCGCAGATGGCGATCGCATCAACGTTGAGTGTGGTTCTACCCACCTGGATATTCTGCAAGCCGCAGTTAAAGAACATCATGCTGATATAGGCTTTGCTTTTGATGGCGATGCCGATCGCGTTTTAGCAGTCGATAATACTGGTAGACAAATAAATGGCGACTATATCCTTTACCTGTGGGGTCGTTATCTGCAACAACAGCAACAACTACCAGATAACTTGATAGTTTCCACCGTCATGGCCAACTTAGGGTTTGAACGCGCTTGGCAAGAACAAGGTGGTAAGTTGATTCGTACCGCTGTTGGTGATCAATATGTGCAAGCAGAAATGCTGCGAACAGGGGGAATGCTAGGCGGCGAACAATCTGGTCATATTTTGTGTAGACATTATGGCTTTACAGGTGATGGCTTATTAACAGCGTTGCATATTGCCAACTTAGTCAAACAATCTGGTGTTTCTTTAAGCGAATTAGTAGACCAAAGTTTCCAGACTTATCCTCAATTATTAAAGAATGTCAGAGTTGTAGATCGCGATCGCCGTTTAGGGTGGAAAGATTGTCAACCTGTTCAAGATGCGATCGCCCTAGCCGAAGCCGCAATGGGTGATAGTGGTAGAATCTTAGTCCGCGCCTCCGGTACAGAACCAGTCATTAGAGTCATGGTTGAAGCCGCTGATGCCGAACTTACCCAACATTGGACAAATGAATTAGTCGCCAAAGTGCAGCAACATTTAGCGTAA
- a CDS encoding plasmid stabilization system protein like: MSYIVVISKSVQKQIDNLPTDIVERVLEKIQNLAAEPRPDGVVKLKGSNSEYRIRIGDYRVRYEVDDESQLVQILQCKHRKDVYRKS; this comes from the coding sequence ATGAGTTATATAGTCGTTATTTCCAAGTCGGTACAAAAGCAGATTGATAATTTACCCACTGATATTGTCGAGCGTGTACTTGAGAAAATCCAAAATCTTGCTGCGGAACCGCGTCCCGATGGAGTTGTCAAATTAAAAGGTTCTAATAGCGAGTATCGTATCCGCATCGGTGATTATAGAGTCCGTTATGAGGTTGATGATGAAAGTCAACTTGTACAGATTTTGCAGTGCAAGCATCGGAAAGATGTTTATAGAAAAAGTTAG
- a CDS encoding regulatory protein: MPRKTYGPEIQKRVKRLLAALLCFAAREVEEDKFKIEYDWKEEDSVHPKLTIKTTLVTLELLTQEDEHPGKLTKTQIREALNLLKDFVKILEDNRIQTKGSDNWHFTLKLWSRDREKNLKRFDEVWESNRPNKSKLVNPLIFPPSLQGKGARGLGQIQIFQAPPLPIHFVERPEYSNDLKTRLLTSNQTLVITAIHGLGSVGKSTLAAALAYDAEIQTRFCDGILWATLGQQPDVLSLLSGWVQALGDYSFKPTSVEATVSQLRTLLYDKAVLLVVDDAWNTQDAQAFNVGGARCQVLVTTRDEAIADALAARIYNLDIMTDTQAMELLTKKLGREITGKERQSAANLAEDVGYLPLALELAAAEVASGTTWDELLADIRQEIARLRSFDRPEAEEITDEASLKRLSLTASLNLSVKRMPPIKQQHFAWLGVLPEDVTINKMMAATLWEMDERDAAKMLQYLQRKALLLTGVPLADSTPTYRLHDLFHDLACNFLTAPLLENPSPNLSPARREALNIPPFPTREGGLGGLGFNLADAHAAFLEKYRQKTQDNLWHTLPNDGYIHQHLVWHLEKAGQIEQIHQLLREESATGNNGWYEVRERLAQTGGYITDISRAWELAEANWTESTLPQIVSLQCRYGLITASLNSLAANLPVDLLVALVKNKLWTAEQGLAYALQKPEPEEKVKALAELVNYLPPNLEKLVLLKALVAAREIQDEYYRADALSALAEKLPPDLLPEALAAARAIQDEYYRADALSALASKLPEILPEALAAARAMQYEQYHVQTLSALTDILPEMLPEKLVAAKAIQDEYSRADTLSALVDKLPEILPEALTAAKTIRGEANRAVVLRKLADKLPPELIAEALTTARAIENEQYRADALTALADKLPPELIAEALTTARAIENEQYRADALTALADKLPPELIAEALTTARAKYEIYRAYTLRKLADKLPSELLPEVLAVAREIQDEYSRANALIALADKLPEVLPEALAAARSVQNKRDCTIALIALTEKLPEILPEALAAARAIPNEYVRAYFLSELTEKLPEVLPEALTAAREIQDESDRVYVLTVLADKLPEVLPEALAAARAIQDEYYRANALSALADKLTEVLSEALTTAREIQDEYYRADALSALADKLPPELLAEALSTAKVIQSEYSRASALSALASSLSQMPFSELFLLWQETIHYLSLRTRSNLLSDIKALFPVIFALGGEAATAEVARAIIDVTRWWR; the protein is encoded by the coding sequence ATGCCAAGAAAAACTTACGGCCCAGAAATTCAAAAGCGAGTCAAGCGTCTGTTAGCGGCGTTGCTTTGTTTCGCGGCTAGGGAAGTTGAGGAAGATAAATTTAAGATTGAGTATGACTGGAAAGAAGAAGACAGTGTTCACCCCAAACTGACGATAAAAACAACTCTGGTAACTTTGGAGTTGCTGACGCAAGAAGACGAACATCCCGGTAAGTTAACTAAAACGCAAATTCGAGAAGCACTGAACTTACTCAAAGATTTTGTCAAAATTCTGGAAGATAACCGTATTCAAACCAAAGGTTCTGATAATTGGCACTTTACTTTAAAGCTATGGTCAAGGGATAGAGAAAAGAACCTGAAACGGTTTGATGAGGTATGGGAAAGTAACAGACCAAATAAATCAAAACTAGTCAACCCCTTAATTTTTCCTCCTTCCCTACAAGGGAAGGGGGCTAGGGGGTTAGGTCAAATACAGATATTCCAAGCGCCACCATTACCCATACACTTTGTAGAACGCCCAGAATACAGCAATGATTTAAAAACTCGCCTCCTCACAAGTAATCAAACTTTAGTCATTACTGCAATTCACGGTTTGGGTTCAGTGGGCAAATCTACTTTAGCCGCAGCTTTAGCTTATGATGCAGAAATTCAAACGCGGTTTTGTGATGGCATATTATGGGCAACATTAGGTCAACAACCTGATGTTTTATCTTTGCTGAGTGGTTGGGTGCAAGCGTTAGGAGACTATAGTTTTAAACCTACCAGTGTAGAAGCAACTGTCTCGCAATTGCGGACTTTGCTTTATGACAAAGCCGTGCTGTTAGTGGTGGATGATGCTTGGAATACACAAGATGCTCAAGCGTTTAATGTTGGTGGTGCGCGTTGTCAAGTTTTAGTAACCACCCGTGACGAGGCAATTGCTGATGCTTTAGCTGCCAGAATCTACAACCTGGATATCATGACAGATACACAGGCGATGGAACTGTTAACAAAAAAATTAGGGCGGGAAATTACAGGTAAAGAGCGTCAGTCAGCTGCAAATTTAGCTGAAGATGTTGGTTATTTACCCCTAGCATTGGAACTCGCAGCCGCCGAAGTTGCCAGTGGTACAACTTGGGATGAATTATTGGCAGATATTCGGCAAGAGATAGCAAGATTAAGAAGTTTTGACCGACCAGAAGCAGAAGAAATCACCGATGAGGCGAGTTTAAAACGCCTGAGTTTAACAGCGTCATTAAACTTAAGTGTCAAGCGAATGCCACCAATCAAGCAGCAGCATTTTGCTTGGTTGGGAGTGTTACCCGAAGATGTAACCATTAATAAGATGATGGCAGCGACACTGTGGGAAATGGATGAGCGTGATGCTGCCAAGATGTTGCAATATTTACAGAGGAAAGCATTGCTGTTAACAGGAGTACCTCTTGCTGATAGTACGCCTACCTATCGGTTACATGACTTATTCCATGATTTAGCCTGTAATTTTTTAACTGCACCGTTATTAGAAAACCCCTCTCCAAACCTCTCCCCTGCAAGAAGAGAGGCTTTAAATATTCCCCCCTTCCCTACTAGGGAAGGGGGGCTAGGGGGGTTAGGTTTCAACCTTGCTGATGCTCACGCTGCTTTCTTGGAGAAATATCGGCAAAAAACCCAAGATAATTTATGGCATACCTTACCGAATGATGGTTACATTCATCAGCATTTAGTTTGGCATTTAGAAAAAGCAGGACAAATAGAACAGATTCACCAGTTATTGCGGGAAGAGTCGGCGACTGGCAATAATGGCTGGTATGAAGTACGAGAAAGATTAGCACAAACTGGCGGTTACATCACAGATATTTCTCGTGCTTGGGAATTAGCCGAAGCGAATTGGACTGAATCAACTTTGCCTCAAATTGTAAGTTTGCAGTGTCGTTATGGTTTGATTACAGCTTCTTTGAATAGCTTGGCTGCTAATTTACCAGTAGACTTGCTAGTGGCGTTAGTCAAAAACAAACTGTGGACTGCTGAACAAGGACTAGCTTATGCACTACAAAAACCAGAACCAGAGGAAAAAGTCAAAGCCCTGGCAGAGTTAGTCAACTATTTACCGCCAAATTTAGAAAAACTAGTACTTTTAAAAGCACTCGTTGCCGCTAGGGAGATTCAAGATGAGTATTATCGTGCTGATGCCCTAAGTGCATTAGCCGAAAAACTGCCACCGGATTTGCTGCCAGAGGCACTCGCTGCCGCAAGGGCAATTCAAGATGAGTATTATCGTGCCGATGCCCTAAGTGCATTAGCAAGCAAACTGCCAGAAATTTTACCAGAAGCACTCGCTGCCGCTAGGGCTATGCAGTATGAGCAGTATCACGTCCAAACCCTAAGTGCCTTAACAGACATACTGCCAGAAATGTTGCCAGAAAAACTTGTCGCCGCAAAGGCTATACAGGATGAGTATTCTCGCGCCGATACCCTCTCTGCATTAGTAGACAAACTGCCAGAAATTTTACCAGAAGCACTCACCGCAGCAAAGACTATTCGGGGTGAGGCTAATCGCGCAGTTGTACTGAGAAAATTAGCAGACAAACTGCCACCAGAGTTGATAGCAGAAGCACTCACTACCGCTAGGGCAATTGAGAATGAGCAGTATCGCGCCGATGCCTTAACTGCATTAGCAGACAAACTGCCACCAGAGTTGATAGCAGAAGCACTCACCACCGCTAGGGCAATTGAGAATGAGCAGTATCGCGCCGATGCCTTAACTGCATTAGCAGACAAACTGCCACCAGAGTTGATAGCAGAAGCACTCACTACCGCTAGGGCAAAGTATGAAATTTATCGCGCTTATACCCTGAGAAAATTAGCAGATAAACTGCCATCAGAGTTGTTACCAGAAGTACTGGCTGTCGCTAGGGAGATTCAGGATGAGTATTCTCGCGCTAATGCGCTAATTGCATTAGCAGACAAACTGCCAGAGGTATTGCCAGAAGCACTTGCCGCCGCTAGGTCGGTTCAGAATAAGAGAGATTGCACTATTGCCCTAATTGCATTAACAGAGAAACTGCCAGAGATATTGCCAGAAGCACTTGCCGCCGCTAGGGCAATTCCAAATGAATATGTTCGCGCTTATTTCCTGAGTGAATTAACAGAGAAACTGCCAGAGGTATTGCCAGAAGCACTCACTGCCGCTAGGGAGATTCAGGATGAAAGCGATCGCGTCTATGTCCTTACTGTATTAGCAGACAAACTACCAGAGGTGTTGCCAGAAGCACTTGCCGCTGCTAGGGCAATTCAAGATGAGTATTATCGCGCCAATGCCCTGAGTGCATTAGCAGACAAACTAACAGAGGTGTTGTCAGAAGCACTTACCACAGCTAGGGAGATTCAAGATGAGTATTATCGTGCCGATGCCCTGAGTGCATTAGCTGATAAACTGCCTCCTGAGTTGTTGGCAGAAGCACTCAGCACTGCTAAGGTAATTCAGTCTGAGTATTCTCGCGCCTCTGCTCTGAGTGCCTTAGCGTCTAGTCTGTCACAAATGCCATTTAGTGAACTTTTCCTTCTTTGGCAAGAGACAATTCATTACTTATCTCTCCGCACTCGCTCTAATTTACTATCCGATATAAAGGCGTTGTTTCCAGTTATCTTTGCATTAGGTGGTGAAGCAGCAACGGCAGAAGTTGCCCGTGCAATTATAGATGTGACACGGTGGTGGCGGTGA